In Planctomycetia bacterium, one DNA window encodes the following:
- a CDS encoding organic hydroperoxide resistance protein has translation MSQSSKVLYTAKTHTTGGRDGSSRSSDGHLEVKLSTPGTSGVGTNPEQLFAAGWSACFEGAMGLAARKLKIALPADTAIDAEVDLCLADGAYSLQARLNVSLPGLERDVAQAIVDAAHETCPYSKATRGNIDVTINLV, from the coding sequence ATGAGCCAGTCCAGTAAAGTTTTGTATACGGCGAAGACACACACCACCGGCGGTCGCGACGGTAGTTCGCGTAGTTCCGATGGGCATCTCGAAGTGAAGTTGTCGACGCCCGGCACCTCGGGTGTCGGCACGAATCCGGAACAGTTGTTCGCGGCCGGTTGGTCGGCCTGTTTCGAAGGGGCGATGGGGCTCGCGGCTCGCAAGCTGAAGATCGCGCTCCCGGCCGATACGGCCATCGATGCGGAAGTGGATCTTTGCTTGGCCGACGGTGCTTACTCGCTTCAAGCCCGACTCAACGTCAGCCTACCGGGCTTGGAACGTGACGTCGCGCAAGCCATCGTAGACGCCGCCCACGAAACCTGCCCCTACTCGAAGGCCACGCGCGGCAACATCGATGTCACGATCAATCTTGTGTAG
- a CDS encoding ankyrin repeat domain-containing protein, with translation MQRRWFFIAPVVVIGIAIRFAWPDPNTLTHAAARGDVDTVRLCLWLGVDPNTPKKWGWHHADGQTPLTAAAEQGRVEVVRILLRSGADLNLRDAGPEYPHVTPVATTAMHGQLEVCRILLEAGADPNVPTYPKQPGAPGEWTALDWALQANHLALADLLRQHGGRESGRRIADARAVGT, from the coding sequence ATGCAACGGCGATGGTTTTTTATCGCACCCGTCGTAGTCATCGGAATCGCGATCCGGTTCGCGTGGCCCGATCCGAACACTTTGACTCACGCCGCCGCGCGAGGCGATGTCGACACGGTGCGATTATGCCTCTGGTTGGGCGTCGATCCGAATACACCGAAAAAATGGGGCTGGCACCACGCCGACGGACAGACGCCGCTGACGGCCGCCGCAGAGCAAGGGCGCGTCGAAGTCGTGCGGATCTTGCTTCGCAGCGGTGCCGACCTGAATCTCCGCGATGCCGGTCCGGAATATCCCCATGTGACGCCCGTTGCGACTACGGCGATGCACGGTCAACTGGAAGTCTGCCGCATCCTTCTGGAGGCCGGTGCCGATCCGAATGTGCCGACGTATCCAAAGCAACCTGGCGCGCCGGGGGAATGGACGGCCTTGGATTGGGCGCTACAGGCGAATCACCTTGCCCTAGCCGATTTGCTTCGCCAACATGGCGGGCGTGAAAGTGGTCGTCGAATCGCCGATGCCCGTGCCGTCGGCACCTAA
- a CDS encoding VOC family protein, with protein MLLYVRDPRKIADFYVEHFAFIQKPQVHDDLIEVSSSGGTFSLLIHQASKGHRLGQSCIKLVFDIVDIEAFKKESEKKGLKFGMTYKGKGYEFANARDPAKNPIQISSTAFLK; from the coding sequence ATCCTGCTTTACGTTCGAGACCCACGGAAGATCGCTGATTTCTACGTCGAGCATTTTGCCTTCATCCAGAAGCCGCAGGTGCATGACGATTTGATCGAGGTCTCGTCATCGGGCGGAACCTTTTCCTTGCTGATCCACCAAGCATCAAAAGGACACCGTCTCGGCCAATCCTGCATCAAGCTTGTGTTCGATATCGTGGATATCGAAGCCTTCAAGAAGGAATCGGAGAAGAAGGGTTTGAAGTTCGGTATGACCTACAAGGGAAAAGGCTACGAGTTCGCGAATGCCCGCGACCCGGCAAAAAATCCCATTCAGATATCTAGCACGGCATTCCTGAAATGA
- a CDS encoding nitronate monooxygenase, protein MRPLSLRRERISVNTLLHTLGIELPIIQAPMAGISTPEMAAAVSNAGGLGSIGVGSVDAETTRRMIVAVRSKTDRPFNVNVFCHQPAVANSAREAAWIARLEPEFARYGVQPPSRLTEIYTSFLTDDAKLAVLLAERPAVVSFHFGLPARERIEALRAAGILLLATATNLTEGRATVAVGVDAVVAQGYEAGGHRGMFDPDAPDDRLGTLALTQLLAQKLDVPVIAAGGIMNGGGVVASLALGAAAAQLGTAFIACPESSADAGFRAALFSPAAEHTVVTSAISGRPARCLANRFTALGSDIEQEAIPSYPTAYDAGKALHAAAKTAGEFGYGAQWAGQGAPLARALPAAELMARLRSEMEA, encoded by the coding sequence ATGCGACCGCTGTCGTTGCGCCGCGAGAGAATTTCTGTGAACACGCTCCTCCACACGCTCGGGATCGAGTTGCCGATCATTCAGGCCCCGATGGCGGGCATCTCCACGCCGGAGATGGCTGCGGCGGTGTCGAACGCCGGCGGGCTCGGCTCCATCGGCGTCGGGTCGGTCGACGCGGAAACCACACGGCGGATGATCGTCGCCGTCCGATCGAAGACGGATCGTCCGTTCAACGTCAACGTGTTCTGCCACCAGCCGGCCGTCGCGAACTCCGCCCGCGAGGCGGCGTGGATTGCTCGGCTTGAGCCCGAGTTTGCTCGGTACGGTGTGCAGCCGCCGAGCCGCCTGACCGAGATTTATACCTCGTTTCTAACGGACGATGCGAAGCTCGCCGTTCTGCTCGCGGAGCGCCCGGCGGTCGTCAGCTTCCACTTCGGCTTGCCGGCCCGCGAGCGGATCGAAGCGCTGCGCGCCGCGGGTATCCTGCTCTTAGCGACGGCGACGAATCTTACTGAGGGGAGGGCCACGGTTGCCGTAGGTGTCGATGCCGTCGTCGCTCAAGGGTACGAAGCCGGCGGACATCGCGGAATGTTCGATCCCGATGCGCCCGACGATCGACTTGGAACGTTGGCTCTGACCCAACTCCTCGCGCAGAAGCTCGATGTTCCGGTGATCGCCGCCGGCGGGATCATGAACGGTGGCGGAGTCGTCGCGTCGCTGGCGCTCGGAGCGGCCGCCGCGCAATTGGGAACTGCGTTCATCGCTTGTCCCGAATCTTCTGCCGACGCAGGCTTCCGAGCCGCGCTCTTCAGCCCTGCCGCCGAGCACACCGTCGTGACCTCGGCGATCTCGGGCCGCCCGGCGCGCTGTCTTGCCAACCGTTTCACGGCACTCGGATCGGACATCGAACAAGAAGCGATCCCGAGCTATCCGACCGCTTACGATGCCGGGAAAGCGCTGCACGCAGCAGCGAAGACGGCCGGCGAATTCGGCTACGGCGCGCAATGGGCCGGTCAAGGCGCGCCGCTCGCCCGAGCGCTTCCCGCGGCCGAGTTGATGGCGCGCCTGCGAAGCGAGATGGAGGCATGA
- a CDS encoding polysaccharide biosynthesis protein: MTQPNDSKLLTGKRVLVTGGTGSLGKVLVRRLLSGELGLPQKVIVLSRDEGKQHDMRLFYLQRRVTTDEVIYRNFLRTLEFRLGDVRNYADVAVALRDADVVVNAAALKQVPNCEYFPDQAILTNCIGPMNIVRAIREHDLPIETVVGISTDKACKPVSVMGMTKSIHERIFTSANVQNKKTRFVCCRYGNVLASRGSVIPLFHDQIRQGGPVTITVPSMTRFLMSLDDAVDCVFQTLRAARPGETFVPLTPAATILDLAKALIGSRKIKISVTGIRPGEKLHEIMISQEECHQTVRRGDYYGIRSMLPELANMDEEPTMGLTREYSSADTVLNLEQTTQLLERHHLLIGQTQQVNGIELFESAAAA; encoded by the coding sequence ATGACGCAGCCTAACGATTCGAAGTTGCTGACGGGTAAGCGAGTTCTCGTCACAGGCGGAACCGGATCGCTGGGCAAGGTCTTGGTCCGGCGACTCCTGTCGGGCGAACTGGGCCTTCCGCAGAAAGTCATCGTCCTTTCGCGCGACGAAGGAAAGCAGCACGATATGCGGCTGTTCTACCTGCAGCGCCGCGTAACGACGGATGAAGTGATCTACCGCAACTTTCTTCGCACTTTGGAGTTTCGGCTCGGCGATGTGCGCAACTACGCCGACGTGGCCGTGGCGCTTCGCGATGCCGATGTCGTCGTCAATGCGGCGGCTTTGAAGCAAGTGCCGAACTGCGAATACTTTCCCGACCAAGCGATCCTGACGAACTGCATCGGCCCGATGAATATCGTCCGGGCGATTCGCGAGCACGATTTGCCGATCGAAACCGTCGTCGGCATCAGCACCGATAAGGCTTGCAAGCCGGTCTCGGTAATGGGAATGACGAAGTCGATCCACGAGCGCATCTTCACTTCGGCGAACGTTCAAAACAAAAAGACCCGCTTCGTCTGTTGTCGCTACGGAAACGTATTGGCATCGCGAGGCTCCGTGATTCCGCTGTTCCACGACCAAATTCGGCAGGGGGGACCCGTCACGATCACGGTGCCGAGCATGACTCGCTTCCTCATGAGCCTGGACGATGCCGTCGATTGCGTTTTTCAAACGCTTCGCGCAGCACGACCGGGCGAGACGTTCGTGCCGTTGACCCCCGCAGCCACGATCTTAGACTTGGCGAAGGCGCTCATCGGATCGCGTAAGATAAAAATCAGCGTCACCGGCATTCGCCCCGGCGAAAAGCTGCATGAGATCATGATCTCTCAAGAGGAGTGTCATCAAACCGTTCGTCGCGGCGATTACTACGGCATTCGATCGATGCTGCCCGAACTCGCGAACATGGACGAAGAGCCGACGATGGGCCTGACGCGCGAGTACAGTTCCGCGGATACGGTTCTGAATCTCGAACAAACGACGCAACTTTTAGAACGCCATCATTTGCTCATCGGCCAGACCCAACAAGTGAACGGAATCGAGTTGTTCGAGTCGGCCGCGGCGGCATAG
- a CDS encoding SDR family oxidoreductase, with the protein MRCLVLGGGGMLGHQLLLRLQSRHETRVTLRGRPDKYGEFGLFHSGNSFFGVDARDLERLSRIFAEYRPEAVVNATGIIKQRTESRDILPSLEVNAILPHRLRLLCEEFAARLVQISTDCVFSGRRGNYTETDTPDAEDHYGRTKHLGEVSEAPAVTLRCSLIGLELSHKQSLVEWFLAQRGEVRGYTKAIFSGLTTAEFARVVERVLSGHPALTGIWHVAAAPIDKYGLLTRLADRLGRNDITVVPDDTFSIDRSLSADAFARRTEYRAPSWDEMLDELTDEIHGRSMQHDAA; encoded by the coding sequence GTGCGTTGCTTAGTTCTCGGCGGCGGCGGAATGCTCGGCCATCAACTCCTACTCCGCTTGCAGTCGCGCCATGAGACTCGCGTTACCTTACGCGGCAGGCCCGACAAGTATGGTGAGTTCGGATTGTTTCATTCGGGCAACTCGTTTTTCGGAGTCGATGCCCGCGACCTAGAACGGTTAAGCCGCATCTTCGCTGAGTATCGTCCGGAAGCGGTCGTCAACGCGACCGGCATCATCAAGCAGAGGACGGAGTCGCGAGATATTTTGCCGAGTCTCGAAGTGAACGCGATCTTACCGCATCGGCTTCGCTTGCTTTGTGAAGAGTTCGCTGCGCGGCTGGTGCAGATCAGCACCGACTGCGTCTTCAGCGGCCGCCGCGGCAACTACACCGAAACGGATACGCCTGATGCGGAGGATCATTACGGCCGTACTAAGCACTTGGGTGAAGTAAGCGAAGCCCCCGCCGTCACGTTGCGCTGCTCCCTGATCGGCTTGGAGTTGAGCCATAAGCAGAGCTTGGTCGAATGGTTTCTTGCCCAGCGCGGGGAGGTTCGCGGTTATACGAAGGCCATTTTTTCCGGACTCACCACAGCGGAGTTCGCGCGAGTGGTCGAGCGAGTGCTGTCGGGCCATCCCGCTCTCACCGGTATTTGGCATGTCGCCGCTGCGCCGATCGATAAGTACGGATTGCTCACGAGGCTGGCCGACCGCCTGGGACGTAACGATATTACGGTAGTGCCTGACGATACTTTCAGCATCGACCGAAGCTTGTCGGCAGACGCCTTCGCCCGCCGCACCGAATATCGAGCACCCAGCTGGGATGAAATGCTCGACGAGCTCACCGACGAAATTCATGGGCGGAGTATGCAACATGACGCAGCCTAA
- the wecB gene encoding UDP-N-acetylglucosamine 2-epimerase (non-hydrolyzing), whose amino-acid sequence MSRLKVMTIVGTRPELIKLSRVIAELDRHTNHILVHSGQNYDFELNRIFFDELRIRTPDHFLEAVGETTAQTIGNVIARSDAVMASENPDAVLIYGDTNTGLAALSAKRRKIPVFHMEAGNRCFDQRVPEEINRKILDHISDINMPLTEHARRYLLAEGLRPETVIKTGSTMKEVLRHYRPDIEKSDVLNRLGLRPREYFVVSAHREENVDSPAHLLRLFDALHGLAERHALPIIVSVHPRTRSRLESREQAESVPLHPLIRCCRPFGFFDYIQLQKNALCVLSDSGTITEESSLLNFPAVMLREAHERPEGMDEGTSVLCGLERERVLQAVDLVTAQCAGEQCSDERRVFRVVEDYDVDHVSLKVVRIILSYVDYVNRTVWRKPTGSTPEADRIAVA is encoded by the coding sequence ATGTCACGCTTGAAGGTCATGACCATCGTCGGCACGCGGCCGGAACTGATCAAGCTCAGCCGTGTGATCGCCGAATTGGATCGGCATACCAATCATATTCTCGTTCACTCCGGCCAAAATTACGACTTCGAGCTCAATCGAATTTTCTTCGACGAGCTTCGGATTCGCACGCCCGATCACTTCCTGGAAGCGGTCGGCGAAACGACGGCGCAAACGATCGGGAACGTGATCGCTCGTTCCGATGCCGTCATGGCGAGCGAGAATCCCGACGCCGTCTTGATTTACGGCGACACCAACACCGGGCTGGCTGCGCTGTCGGCCAAGCGTCGCAAGATTCCGGTGTTTCACATGGAAGCCGGCAACCGGTGCTTCGATCAGCGTGTTCCGGAAGAGATCAACCGCAAGATCCTCGACCACATCAGCGATATCAACATGCCGCTCACCGAGCATGCCCGTCGTTATCTCTTGGCCGAGGGATTAAGGCCTGAAACGGTGATCAAAACCGGCTCGACGATGAAAGAAGTCCTACGCCACTACCGGCCCGACATCGAAAAGTCGGACGTGTTGAATCGACTCGGTCTGCGACCGCGCGAGTATTTCGTCGTCAGCGCGCATCGCGAAGAGAACGTCGATTCGCCCGCGCATCTCCTGCGGCTATTCGACGCTCTCCACGGCTTAGCGGAGCGTCACGCGCTCCCGATCATCGTTTCCGTCCACCCACGTACGCGCAGCCGACTTGAATCTCGAGAGCAAGCGGAAAGCGTGCCGCTACATCCGCTCATACGTTGCTGTCGGCCGTTCGGATTCTTCGACTATATTCAGCTGCAGAAAAACGCACTATGCGTGTTATCGGACAGCGGCACGATCACCGAGGAGTCGTCGCTGCTGAACTTTCCGGCCGTCATGCTGCGCGAAGCCCATGAACGGCCCGAGGGCATGGACGAAGGAACATCGGTCCTGTGCGGCTTGGAGCGGGAGCGCGTGTTGCAGGCCGTCGACCTCGTGACGGCACAATGCGCCGGAGAACAATGCTCGGACGAGCGACGCGTGTTTCGTGTCGTCGAAGACTACGACGTGGATCACGTCTCGCTGAAGGTCGTGCGAATCATCCTGAGCTACGTCGACTACGTGAACCGAACCGTGTGGCGCAAGCCCACCGGCTCGACTCCTGAAGCGGATCGCATAGCCGTCGCATGA
- a CDS encoding glycosyltransferase: MNSLVHDVEVSIQRSHGDNLSAASLRVKPAIVSCAVPPATSGQAIVLYRLLNGLPGNAYCLISTDRDSATADLDTADRRLSTPLYPLPVPARFRSCPRYIPRRVWSTIEFISAVIGRSTCICAVARAEHCDSVIGCTGDILDLPAAFLAACRLRLPFYAYTFDLYSFQEDVVYSTPHRVLTYLEHFILTWSNGVIVPNEFLRDEYRSRYRVDPVIVRNPIDAPTPTSTSTNAACERRSTTERRDVSREVRIVYTGSVYQAQFDAFRNLIVALETLDRPNVRLHIYTSQSPAALAVGGLTRSFTQHEPVSLAVSRAIQREADILFLPLAFDSPYPEIIKTSAPGKLGEYLDSGRPILAHAPADSFLAWYFKKHECGLIVDRPDPELLRQALKRLTDDAQLCNRLITNARACAADFQVERARSAFFAVIGA; this comes from the coding sequence GTGAACTCGCTCGTGCATGACGTCGAAGTTTCCATACAGCGCTCTCACGGCGACAATCTCTCGGCAGCCTCGCTGCGTGTGAAGCCCGCTATCGTGAGTTGCGCAGTGCCGCCGGCTACTTCGGGACAAGCGATCGTCCTTTATCGGCTTTTGAATGGTCTCCCGGGCAATGCTTATTGCCTCATCTCGACCGACCGCGACTCCGCCACGGCCGATCTCGATACGGCGGATCGCAGGCTTTCGACGCCGTTGTACCCGCTGCCCGTTCCCGCTAGGTTTCGATCATGCCCGCGATATATTCCGCGGAGGGTCTGGTCCACGATCGAGTTCATCTCCGCCGTGATCGGGCGTTCGACTTGCATTTGTGCCGTCGCTCGGGCCGAGCACTGCGACTCTGTGATCGGCTGCACCGGCGATATCCTTGATCTTCCGGCGGCATTCCTGGCGGCGTGCCGATTGCGACTTCCGTTCTATGCGTACACTTTTGATTTATATTCATTTCAAGAAGACGTCGTCTATTCCACGCCTCATAGGGTTCTCACGTACTTAGAACATTTCATCCTGACGTGGTCCAACGGAGTCATCGTTCCCAATGAGTTTTTGCGCGACGAATACAGAAGCCGGTATCGCGTCGATCCCGTGATCGTGCGCAATCCAATCGATGCACCCACGCCGACATCGACCTCGACGAACGCCGCCTGTGAAAGGCGTTCTACGACTGAGCGGCGCGACGTATCGCGCGAAGTTCGCATAGTTTATACCGGCTCCGTTTATCAAGCGCAGTTCGATGCCTTTCGCAATCTGATCGTGGCGCTCGAGACGTTGGATCGACCGAACGTCCGTTTGCACATCTACACGAGTCAATCACCGGCGGCCCTCGCCGTGGGAGGGCTGACGCGTTCGTTCACGCAGCACGAACCCGTATCGCTCGCCGTTTCGAGAGCGATTCAACGCGAGGCCGACATTCTCTTCTTGCCGTTGGCATTCGACTCGCCGTATCCGGAGATCATCAAAACCTCGGCTCCGGGCAAGCTGGGCGAATACCTGGATAGCGGTCGCCCGATTCTCGCGCACGCTCCGGCCGACTCGTTCTTGGCTTGGTACTTTAAGAAGCATGAATGCGGCCTGATCGTCGATCGTCCCGATCCCGAGCTTCTACGGCAGGCCCTCAAGCGGTTGACGGACGATGCTCAACTTTGCAATCGCCTCATTACGAACGCTCGGGCATGCGCCGCCGACTTTCAGGTCGAGCGTGCGCGTTCTGCTTTCTTCGCAGTCATCGGCGCCTGA
- a CDS encoding DUF1801 domain-containing protein, whose product MASKSPTTIAEYIRAAPREGRPHLRRVYAILKSVAPEAEEAIKWGTPFFVEPRFLFAFSAHKAHLGFTPTAAGLEPFREELKPYKTTKQGILQLPYDKPLPEDLVRKIAECRLQAVSERADDSFW is encoded by the coding sequence ATGGCAAGCAAGAGTCCGACGACGATCGCCGAGTATATCCGAGCTGCCCCGCGCGAAGGCCGGCCGCATTTACGCCGGGTATATGCGATCCTCAAGAGCGTCGCGCCCGAGGCCGAGGAAGCGATCAAGTGGGGAACCCCTTTCTTCGTGGAGCCCAGGTTCTTGTTCGCGTTCTCCGCGCACAAAGCACATCTCGGTTTCACACCGACGGCCGCAGGGTTGGAACCGTTTCGCGAAGAATTGAAGCCGTACAAGACGACCAAGCAGGGGATCCTTCAACTACCCTACGATAAGCCCCTGCCGGAAGATCTGGTGCGCAAGATCGCGGAGTGCCGTCTTCAGGCGGTGAGTGAACGCGCAGACGACTCTTTTTGGTAG
- a CDS encoding DUF1501 domain-containing protein — MRHTQLPRRSLLQIGLFGTLGLSLPECLRRQTQAAPAGGKKLSAIFVWLGGGPSHHDTFDPKPDATAEIRGMFRPIATSVPGIRVAESLPRLAPRMEQLAVIRSVTHADAAHEPGVALMQTGYHSRPGTNFPSMGAIVGYERRSRSQENGLPAHIAVPNGDLGAGHLGSSYNPFRVGGNPSAPDFQVQDLGNPGGLSVAQLHQRHELLRRVNNDFRVLKNSDVQQSVDRFGEQAFKLMVTPEARTAFDLTRESAATRDRYGRTQVGQSMLMARRLIEANVPFVTVNDDEWDHHSNIFPRLKEKLPPVDQGLAALVGDLADRGLLDHTLVVMMGEFGRTPKINTMGGRDHWSRAFSVVLTGAGVRGGQVIGASDADGAFPADRPVTPADLAHSIYKLLGLDPDRELPTTSGRPVQIVRDGTFIRELLG; from the coding sequence ATGAGACACACCCAACTTCCGCGTCGTAGTCTGTTGCAAATCGGGCTCTTCGGAACTCTCGGCCTATCGTTGCCGGAATGTTTACGACGGCAAACGCAAGCCGCACCGGCCGGCGGCAAGAAGCTTAGCGCAATCTTCGTCTGGCTGGGTGGCGGTCCTTCGCATCACGACACCTTCGACCCCAAGCCCGACGCCACAGCCGAAATCCGCGGCATGTTTCGCCCGATCGCGACGTCGGTACCAGGCATCCGAGTCGCCGAATCGCTCCCTCGATTGGCTCCGAGGATGGAGCAGCTGGCCGTGATCCGCTCCGTCACGCATGCCGATGCAGCCCACGAGCCGGGTGTTGCGCTCATGCAGACGGGATATCACTCCCGTCCGGGAACCAACTTTCCGAGCATGGGTGCGATCGTCGGTTACGAACGCCGCAGCCGATCGCAGGAAAACGGCCTTCCCGCTCACATCGCCGTTCCGAACGGCGACCTCGGCGCGGGGCATCTGGGGAGCAGTTACAATCCGTTTCGGGTCGGAGGAAACCCTAGCGCTCCGGATTTCCAGGTTCAAGACCTCGGCAACCCCGGCGGCTTGTCGGTCGCACAGCTTCACCAACGTCATGAGTTGCTGCGGCGCGTCAACAACGATTTCCGTGTACTGAAAAATTCGGACGTGCAGCAATCCGTGGACCGGTTCGGCGAACAGGCCTTCAAGCTGATGGTCACTCCCGAAGCCCGCACGGCCTTCGATCTGACCCGTGAAAGCGCCGCGACACGCGATCGATATGGCCGCACGCAGGTGGGCCAAAGCATGCTGATGGCTCGACGTCTGATCGAAGCAAACGTCCCTTTCGTTACGGTCAACGACGACGAATGGGATCATCACAGCAACATTTTTCCTCGGCTTAAAGAGAAGTTGCCGCCGGTCGATCAGGGGCTCGCCGCTCTCGTCGGCGATCTTGCCGATCGCGGTCTGCTCGACCATACGCTGGTCGTGATGATGGGTGAATTCGGGCGGACGCCGAAGATCAACACCATGGGAGGCCGCGATCATTGGTCGCGTGCGTTCTCGGTCGTGCTCACCGGCGCAGGGGTTCGCGGCGGACAAGTCATCGGGGCTTCCGATGCAGACGGGGCGTTTCCCGCCGATCGCCCGGTAACGCCCGCCGATCTCGCGCACTCGATTTATAAGCTGCTCGGCCTCGATCCCGATCGCGAGCTTCCGACCACCTCGGGCCGACCGGTTCAGATCGTACGCGACGGAACTTTCATACGTGAACTTTTGGGTTAA
- a CDS encoding beta-lactamase family protein, whose protein sequence is MSLEIHFSRRSLLRTAAIAGGSALALGPVPRVSAATALPQVAPEEIQIDPRRLQVAYDQMTKWTTGPKAPVPGGAILVGRAGKIVAPRHFGRQGPEPDAEPLREDAMFYMASVTKPVIFMAGMLLVERGQLNLNDPVMRYVPEFTGQGREKALVLNLFTHTSGLPDELPHNSDLRRQQVPLARFVEEILKTELLFTPGTQFSYSSSGTILLAEIVQRLSGRSIRDFVRDEIITPLGLKSTGLGAQGFARERLVRTTVPDYQIGNPGNWNTEYWQKFGSPAGGLFSTPQDYAVICAMLLDGGKWGDVRLLSPATVRNMTTNRLNDLPDLPESVRRTQPWGLGWRLNHPGTSESWGDLLSRRVFGHTGSAGNVVWMDPETKGFCIVFTNYLRARAPWRLVHLSNAVAAAFA, encoded by the coding sequence ATGAGTTTAGAGATTCACTTTTCTCGTCGCAGCCTGCTGCGCACCGCGGCAATCGCCGGCGGGTCGGCCTTGGCGCTTGGTCCGGTTCCTCGAGTGAGCGCCGCGACCGCGTTACCTCAAGTCGCTCCGGAAGAGATTCAGATCGACCCGCGACGTCTTCAAGTAGCCTACGACCAGATGACGAAGTGGACGACCGGTCCGAAGGCCCCGGTTCCGGGAGGGGCCATCTTGGTCGGCCGCGCCGGGAAAATCGTGGCGCCTCGGCACTTCGGGCGGCAGGGTCCCGAGCCCGATGCCGAACCGCTTCGCGAAGACGCGATGTTTTACATGGCGTCGGTCACTAAGCCGGTGATCTTCATGGCGGGCATGCTGCTCGTCGAGCGCGGACAACTCAACCTGAACGATCCGGTAATGCGCTACGTTCCCGAGTTCACCGGCCAGGGTCGAGAGAAGGCGCTGGTTCTTAACTTGTTCACGCACACCTCGGGTCTGCCTGACGAATTGCCGCATAACTCCGATTTGCGTCGGCAACAGGTGCCGTTGGCGAGGTTCGTCGAGGAGATTCTTAAGACGGAATTGCTATTCACCCCTGGCACTCAGTTCAGCTATTCCAGTTCCGGCACGATCCTTCTGGCCGAAATCGTGCAGCGACTATCGGGGCGTTCGATCCGCGATTTCGTACGCGATGAGATCATCACGCCGCTAGGACTAAAATCGACCGGCCTGGGAGCCCAAGGTTTCGCTCGTGAGCGACTCGTACGCACGACCGTCCCCGACTATCAGATCGGCAATCCCGGCAACTGGAATACCGAGTATTGGCAGAAGTTCGGTTCACCGGCCGGTGGCCTCTTCAGCACGCCGCAGGACTATGCGGTGATCTGCGCCATGCTGCTCGACGGCGGCAAGTGGGGAGATGTACGACTGTTGTCGCCGGCAACGGTTCGCAACATGACCACCAACCGGTTGAACGACCTACCCGACTTGCCGGAATCGGTCCGCCGTACGCAGCCGTGGGGGCTCGGCTGGCGCTTGAACCATCCTGGCACATCGGAAAGTTGGGGCGATCTCCTGAGCCGGCGCGTGTTCGGTCATACCGGATCGGCAGGGAACGTCGTTTGGATGGACCCGGAAACGAAAGGGTTTTGTATCGTGTTCACGAATTACCTCCGTGCGAGGGCGCCCTGGCGGCTCGTGCATTTGTCGAATGCCGTTGCGGCCGCGTTTGCGTAG
- a CDS encoding SDR family oxidoreductase, with translation MNAPHKVVVVTGASQGIGEGLVRGFLDQGYQVVANSRSIKPDSSADVLAVAGDIADPAVAERVIASAIEKFGRVDSLINNAGIFISKPFTEYTADDFARVLSVNLAGFFHISQRAVRQMLTQGGGHIVNLTTTLVDQPVKGVPSALANLTKGGLDSVTRALAIEYADKGIRVNAVAPGVIKTPMHAPETHPFLAGLHPMGRMGEVREVVEAVLYLESATFVTGETLNLDGGAHAGRW, from the coding sequence ATGAATGCGCCGCATAAAGTCGTCGTCGTCACCGGGGCATCGCAAGGAATCGGGGAGGGTTTGGTCCGTGGGTTTCTCGACCAAGGCTACCAGGTCGTCGCCAACTCGCGATCGATTAAGCCGGATTCCTCGGCCGATGTACTGGCCGTTGCGGGCGACATCGCCGACCCGGCGGTCGCCGAGCGGGTAATCGCGAGCGCGATCGAGAAGTTCGGCAGAGTCGATTCGCTGATCAACAACGCGGGGATTTTCATTTCCAAGCCCTTCACCGAGTACACCGCAGACGACTTCGCTCGCGTGTTGTCGGTGAACCTCGCCGGGTTCTTCCACATCTCACAGCGGGCCGTGAGACAGATGTTGACGCAAGGGGGCGGTCATATCGTCAACCTCACGACAACGCTCGTCGATCAGCCGGTGAAAGGGGTTCCCTCGGCGTTGGCGAACCTGACTAAAGGCGGCCTCGACTCCGTAACGCGAGCGCTCGCGATCGAGTATGCAGACAAGGGCATTCGCGTCAATGCAGTGGCGCCGGGTGTGATTAAGACGCCGATGCACGCACCCGAGACTCATCCCTTCCTCGCCGGGCTTCACCCGATGGGGCGGATGGGCGAAGTCCGCGAAGTGGTCGAGGCGGTCTTATACTTGGAATCGGCCACGTTCGTAACCGGTGAGACACTCAACCTCGACGGCGGCGCGCATGCGGGCCGCTGGTAA